The uncultured Desulfuromonas sp. genome has a segment encoding these proteins:
- a CDS encoding MarR family transcriptional regulator, whose product MAIPHDLTHLLIELYDKISSWELTVVKDSGLSPAQMHAVEIVGHHGEMRMKEMAQRMGITTGTLTVMVDRLETLEVLQRQPNPQDRRSYVIVLTDKGQQLFTEHHKLHDLLTRELTATFDDEEKNLLQHLLTRLVSQF is encoded by the coding sequence ATGGCGATCCCTCACGACCTGACACATCTTTTAATTGAATTGTACGATAAAATCTCCTCCTGGGAACTGACCGTGGTCAAAGACAGCGGGTTATCTCCGGCACAGATGCATGCCGTTGAAATCGTCGGCCACCATGGCGAGATGCGCATGAAGGAGATGGCCCAACGTATGGGCATTACCACCGGCACCTTAACCGTCATGGTTGACCGCCTTGAGACTCTGGAGGTTCTGCAACGACAGCCCAATCCGCAAGACCGTCGATCTTATGTCATTGTCCTTACCGACAAAGGACAGCAGCTCTTTACGGAGCACCACAAATTACACGATTTGCTGACAAGGGAGTTAACCGCAACATTCGATGACGAAGAAAAAAACCTGTTGCAGCACCTCCTGACCCGACTGGTCAGTCAATTTTAG
- the dmeF gene encoding CDF family Co(II)/Ni(II) efflux transporter DmeF has translation MNLPPVDHWQHDHRFHQDSHQAERNTHRVILLTLVMMVIEILAGWLSGSMALLADGWHMGTHVFALGITAAAYAYSRRHAADPSYSYGTGKVGVLSGYTSAILLTGVAALMIGESLERLIHPNAIHFNEALLVAVIGLIVNLASAVMLQAGGDGHGHNHHGHHHDHNLKAAYLHVIADALTSVTAIAALLCGKYFGWLWLDPTMGIVGAIIIGIWAWGLLKDTSTILLDRQPDVTINQQIRETLENDRTKVADLHVRHISAHALAAEITVVGREPQTPVIYKEKLHKFKNLQHITIETHCFSDMPSSPTLCS, from the coding sequence ATGAATCTCCCCCCTGTTGATCACTGGCAGCACGACCATCGTTTCCACCAGGACAGCCATCAGGCGGAACGCAACACCCATCGGGTGATCCTTCTCACCCTGGTGATGATGGTCATTGAAATTCTAGCCGGTTGGCTGTCTGGTTCCATGGCTCTGCTCGCCGACGGCTGGCATATGGGAACGCATGTTTTCGCGTTAGGCATCACGGCGGCGGCCTATGCCTACAGCCGTCGTCACGCAGCAGACCCGAGCTACAGTTACGGGACGGGAAAAGTCGGCGTTCTCAGTGGCTACACCAGCGCGATTCTTCTGACGGGTGTTGCCGCCCTGATGATCGGTGAGTCTCTCGAGCGGTTGATCCACCCCAATGCGATTCACTTCAACGAAGCCCTGCTGGTTGCCGTCATCGGTCTCATCGTCAACCTGGCCAGCGCCGTGATGCTGCAGGCCGGTGGGGACGGTCACGGCCATAATCATCATGGTCACCATCACGACCACAACCTTAAGGCCGCCTACTTACACGTGATTGCCGACGCCTTAACGTCAGTAACAGCCATTGCCGCCCTGTTATGCGGCAAATATTTCGGCTGGCTGTGGCTGGACCCGACCATGGGAATCGTTGGAGCGATCATCATCGGCATCTGGGCCTGGGGACTTCTCAAAGACACCAGCACTATATTGCTGGACCGACAACCCGACGTCACGATCAATCAACAGATTCGTGAGACTCTGGAAAACGACCGCACCAAAGTTGCCGACCTCCATGTCAGACACATCAGTGCCCACGCCCTGGCGGCAGAAATCACTGTGGTCGGGAGGGAGCCGCAAACACCCGTCATCTACAAAGAAAAGCTGCACAAGTTCAAAAACTTACAACACATAACGATCGAGACGCATTGTTTCAGTGACATGCCGTCAAGTCCCACTTTGTGCTCTTAA
- a CDS encoding radical SAM protein, with amino-acid sequence MAKQRQRQTAHGKTIHMVVATADGEVFEHPDLLMAGMNGMTLCRPLDEELIPLPEGSRLFTLPQTPPVGFDPSQNRFVTAERLPRRWGGEKIEAVCAFMAPAFTRTLLPAAAYRKERQTLPLWAYTAVGWCLEEERFYVAAQKVDRNVQWEPDRFDDREVAPGVEKILGQHPDNRLLDQLSRCALDYHCFAAKNLFLGRWEAPLPTSPVCNSRCLGCLSYQAEENECCPSSQERLTFVPTVEELCQTAVPHLEQAENAIVSFGQGCEGDPIMQADMICEAVRAMRRQTSRGTINFNSNASLPDKVVKLAEAGIDSIRISLNSLREPFYTAYYRPRGYVFADVLESIRLAKDNGLFVMLNYLVFPGITDQPAEVEALLKVIDNRRVDLIQMRNLCLDPLMYLQAMPQGEPGMGMKAMLDHVKQQVPAIQYGYFNRTRENFYPSGYETDWPLD; translated from the coding sequence ATGGCAAAACAGCGGCAACGGCAGACAGCGCACGGTAAAACGATTCACATGGTAGTGGCCACCGCAGATGGTGAGGTGTTTGAACATCCCGATCTGCTCATGGCCGGTATGAACGGCATGACCCTGTGTCGACCGTTGGACGAAGAGCTGATCCCGCTGCCGGAAGGTAGTCGCCTGTTTACTCTGCCGCAGACCCCGCCGGTGGGCTTTGACCCGAGTCAAAACCGCTTTGTCACGGCAGAGCGCCTGCCGCGGCGCTGGGGTGGTGAAAAAATCGAAGCGGTGTGCGCCTTTATGGCCCCGGCCTTTACCCGGACATTGTTGCCGGCAGCGGCTTATCGCAAGGAGCGCCAGACCTTGCCGCTATGGGCTTACACCGCAGTGGGCTGGTGTTTGGAGGAAGAGCGCTTTTACGTGGCGGCCCAGAAGGTTGATCGCAACGTCCAATGGGAACCGGATCGCTTCGATGACCGCGAGGTCGCGCCCGGTGTTGAAAAAATCTTGGGCCAACACCCGGACAACCGTCTGCTGGATCAGTTGTCGCGCTGTGCTCTCGATTATCACTGTTTTGCCGCCAAGAATCTGTTTCTCGGTCGTTGGGAAGCGCCGTTGCCGACATCGCCGGTATGTAACTCACGCTGCCTGGGCTGTTTGTCCTATCAGGCCGAGGAAAACGAATGTTGTCCGTCCAGTCAGGAACGCCTGACCTTTGTGCCGACCGTCGAAGAGTTGTGCCAGACCGCCGTGCCGCATCTGGAGCAGGCGGAAAACGCGATTGTGTCGTTTGGTCAGGGCTGTGAAGGTGACCCGATCATGCAGGCCGATATGATTTGCGAGGCGGTGCGCGCCATGCGTCGGCAGACCTCGCGCGGTACCATCAATTTTAATTCCAATGCCTCATTGCCGGATAAAGTGGTCAAGTTGGCCGAGGCGGGCATTGATTCGATTCGTATCTCATTGAATTCATTGCGCGAACCGTTTTATACTGCCTATTATCGCCCACGCGGTTATGTGTTTGCCGATGTGTTGGAATCGATCCGCCTGGCCAAAGATAACGGCCTGTTTGTCATGCTCAATTATCTGGTGTTCCCCGGCATTACCGATCAACCCGCCGAAGTGGAGGCGTTGCTTAAGGTGATCGACAACCGGAGGGTGGATTTGATCCAGATGCGCAATCTGTGTCTTGATCCATTGATGTATCTTCAGGCCATGCCGCAGGGCGAGCCGGGCATGGGCATGAAGGCGATGCTCGACCATGTTAAGCAACAGGTTCCGGCGATTCAGTACGGTTATTTCAACCGGACGCGGGAGAATTTTTATCCCTCCGGTTATGAAACGGACTGGCCGCTGGATTAA
- the rpoZ gene encoding DNA-directed RNA polymerase subunit omega, with the protein MARVTVEDCLEKIDNRFLLAMVAAKRAKQLYRGATPLIENVSGNKKVVQALREIAAGKIEFEAPDTRTH; encoded by the coding sequence ATGGCACGTGTTACTGTTGAAGACTGTCTGGAGAAGATTGATAACCGTTTTCTGTTGGCCATGGTTGCCGCCAAGCGCGCCAAGCAACTTTACCGTGGTGCGACACCGCTGATTGAAAACGTGTCCGGCAATAAAAAAGTCGTTCAGGCGTTGCGTGAGATCGCCGCCGGCAAAATCGAATTCGAAGCCCCTGATACCCGCACCCATTAG
- a CDS encoding TIGR04211 family SH3 domain-containing protein: protein MKFHGLIVVMLLVLFYATGAWADTRYVSDRLVITVREGMGNEYRVVKTIPSDTAVDVLDEQGRYLRVRLADGIEGYVLKQYISRTVPKTTVIAKLKQDVAALEKKLADRHGSVSTLSESNAQLEESLIQTRRELEQTQQTLQQIQKAYSELQDKAENVVLIDKERQQLKKEFAQLSEKTQHLEQQNAEVLNTAMIKWFVAGGGVLFVGWVAGKFSRKKRRPLGGF from the coding sequence ATGAAGTTTCACGGCTTGATCGTGGTGATGCTTTTAGTGTTGTTCTACGCGACCGGAGCCTGGGCGGATACCCGCTATGTCTCGGATCGTCTGGTGATTACCGTGCGCGAAGGCATGGGCAATGAATATCGGGTGGTGAAAACGATTCCCTCCGATACCGCTGTCGACGTGCTTGATGAACAGGGGCGCTATCTGCGGGTGCGACTGGCAGACGGTATTGAAGGCTATGTGCTCAAACAATACATTTCACGGACGGTCCCCAAGACAACGGTGATCGCCAAGCTGAAGCAGGATGTTGCCGCTCTCGAGAAAAAGCTGGCGGATCGCCATGGTTCGGTCTCGACGCTCAGTGAATCCAATGCCCAGCTCGAAGAATCCCTGATTCAAACCCGGCGAGAGCTTGAGCAGACGCAACAAACACTGCAACAAATCCAGAAAGCCTACAGCGAGCTGCAGGATAAAGCGGAAAATGTTGTCCTGATCGACAAGGAACGGCAACAACTGAAAAAAGAATTTGCCCAGCTCAGTGAGAAGACGCAACATCTGGAACAGCAAAATGCCGAGGTGTTGAACACTGCAATGATTAAGTGGTTTGTTGCCGGTGGCGGCGTGTTGTTTGTCGGCTGGGTTGCCGGCAAATTTTCCCGCAAGAAACGTCGGCCCCTGGGTGGTTTTTAA
- a CDS encoding PilZ domain-containing protein, producing the protein MLKLLLYTHDPEVQKHYLKALPEEGAMAVVVSDFKEFFRESNTIPCSGVLLDVVSSIRASHFDREVIQELLEVYPSLRLRLDPGTGEIRTLMTGAGPGQNISIRQFVETYCTNFPPRCLRMCQRKAIHCNVLYSFHDQLASEVVQRSVTMDLSAGGCFLMTTEALEVGERLWIRIIELMDNSPIMVEVRWCREWGQSMMVPGVGLHFSVISDRQREEIRTLLDGE; encoded by the coding sequence ATGCTGAAGTTATTGTTGTACACCCACGATCCCGAGGTGCAGAAACATTACCTTAAGGCGTTGCCGGAAGAGGGCGCCATGGCGGTTGTGGTGTCGGATTTCAAGGAGTTTTTCAGAGAATCCAACACCATCCCCTGTAGCGGTGTGTTGCTTGACGTCGTCAGCAGTATTCGCGCCAGTCACTTTGACCGTGAAGTGATTCAGGAGCTATTGGAAGTCTATCCGTCACTACGCTTGCGCCTTGATCCGGGCACAGGAGAGATTCGTACCCTGATGACCGGCGCCGGTCCCGGGCAGAACATTTCCATTCGGCAGTTTGTCGAAACCTATTGCACCAATTTCCCGCCGCGCTGCCTGCGTATGTGCCAGCGCAAAGCGATTCACTGTAATGTGCTTTATTCCTTTCACGATCAACTTGCTTCAGAAGTGGTACAACGTTCCGTTACCATGGATCTGTCTGCCGGTGGCTGCTTTTTGATGACGACCGAGGCTTTGGAGGTGGGAGAGCGGCTGTGGATTCGTATCATTGAATTGATGGATAACTCACCGATCATGGTTGAGGTTCGTTGGTGTCGTGAGTGGGGCCAGTCGATGATGGTCCCTGGTGTCGGACTCCATTTTTCGGTCATTTCTGATCGACAACGGGAGGAAATTCGTACCCTGTTGGATGGAGAGTGA
- the glpK gene encoding glycerol kinase GlpK produces MKSYVLAVDQGTTGTTVLVFDREGALCAQAYSEFHQSYPQPGWVEHDAEEIWNVTLGVMRQALAQGGISPQQLRSIGITNQRETVVVWDRLTSRPVAPAIVWQDRRTADLCAELKDEGLEADWQQRTGLRIDPYFSATKLHWLLQQSETLRQRARQGELAFGTIDSWLLWKFSGGRCHATDVTNASRTLLYDIHQGCWDEAILRRLDIPQAILPQVRSSAGFMTETDPDLFAGVRIPISGVAGDQQAALFGQICHEPGMAKNTYGTGSFLLLNTGNTPVICDHLLTTIAWQLEGRPVTYALEGSIFVTGAAIQWLRDGLGLLETAADSAALAESVAGNDDVYFVPALTGLGAPHWDPYARGVLVGLTRGTTRAHLVRAALESMAYQVSDVARIMSRESGVPLTELRADGGAVSNAFLMQFQADVLGVPVIVPPISETTAFGAAALAGLAEGLWTSSEDLQRCQVGRQRYAAEMPRPQAEQLLQRWSRAVALSRGWAH; encoded by the coding sequence ATGAAATCGTATGTTCTGGCCGTTGACCAGGGAACCACCGGCACGACGGTTCTGGTCTTTGATCGCGAGGGGGCGTTGTGTGCCCAGGCCTACAGCGAATTTCACCAATCCTATCCCCAACCCGGCTGGGTGGAGCATGATGCCGAAGAGATCTGGAATGTGACTCTGGGCGTCATGCGGCAGGCCCTGGCTCAGGGAGGCATTTCTCCGCAGCAGCTTCGCTCCATCGGCATCACCAATCAGCGTGAAACCGTGGTCGTGTGGGACCGTCTCACGTCTCGCCCTGTGGCTCCGGCCATTGTCTGGCAGGATCGTCGCACCGCCGACCTGTGCGCAGAGCTCAAAGATGAAGGTCTGGAGGCGGACTGGCAGCAACGCACCGGGTTGCGCATCGATCCCTACTTTTCCGCAACCAAATTACACTGGCTGCTCCAACAATCGGAAACGCTGCGGCAGCGAGCCCGTCAGGGCGAGTTGGCTTTCGGCACCATCGACAGCTGGTTGCTGTGGAAGTTTTCAGGGGGGCGCTGCCATGCCACCGATGTGACCAATGCGTCACGAACGCTGCTGTATGATATTCATCAGGGCTGTTGGGATGAGGCCATTCTCAGGCGACTGGATATTCCTCAGGCCATTTTGCCGCAGGTTCGTTCCTCCGCCGGCTTTATGACCGAAACGGATCCCGATCTGTTTGCCGGTGTGCGCATTCCGATTTCCGGGGTTGCCGGTGATCAACAGGCGGCCTTGTTCGGGCAGATCTGCCATGAACCCGGCATGGCCAAGAATACCTATGGCACCGGCTCCTTTTTGTTGCTCAACACCGGAAATACGCCGGTGATCTGTGACCACCTGCTGACGACGATCGCCTGGCAACTGGAAGGTCGTCCGGTCACCTATGCCCTGGAAGGCTCTATTTTTGTCACCGGCGCGGCCATTCAATGGCTGCGCGACGGGCTTGGTTTGCTTGAAACTGCGGCTGACAGTGCTGCGCTTGCCGAGTCCGTAGCCGGCAATGACGATGTTTATTTCGTCCCGGCATTGACCGGTCTCGGTGCGCCGCATTGGGATCCTTACGCTCGCGGTGTGCTGGTCGGCTTGACCCGGGGCACAACCCGAGCCCACCTGGTGCGGGCGGCTTTGGAGAGTATGGCGTATCAGGTAAGTGACGTCGCCCGGATCATGTCACGCGAATCCGGCGTGCCTCTAACGGAACTGCGCGCCGATGGCGGCGCGGTCAGCAATGCTTTTTTAATGCAGTTTCAGGCCGATGTCCTCGGTGTTCCGGTGATTGTGCCGCCCATCAGTGAGACGACCGCTTTTGGTGCTGCGGCGTTAGCCGGGCTGGCTGAAGGACTGTGGACCTCCTCAGAGGACTTGCAGCGCTGCCAGGTCGGTCGGCAGCGTTATGCGGCTGAGATGCCTCGCCCGCAGGCCGAACAACTGCTGCAGCGCTGGTCCCGGGCTGTTGCCCTGAGTCGTGGATGGGCGCACTGA
- a CDS encoding YicC/YloC family endoribonuclease: MIKSMTGYGKGQVTGNDAHYSIEIKTVNHRYADITVKVPRTLMFLERDLKKWASERLTRGKIDVFVNRESTEQAVVTPVANEALATEYVHLFRAMSERYHLSGDIPLSLLVAQKDVVTLKEANLDEDLVRETLHQTLEKAIDAVEAMRLKEGEALQQDIQDRLNEMEGLLQVIEERAPLVVEEWQQKLRQRLERLQGDVETDPQRVAQEVAIFADRCDISEEVVRFKSHLVQFRQLFEKEDAVGRQMDFLIQELNRETNTMGSKSNDAELTREVVAIKAELEKIREQVQNIE; this comes from the coding sequence ATGATCAAAAGCATGACAGGTTATGGCAAGGGGCAGGTGACTGGAAACGATGCGCATTACAGTATCGAAATTAAGACGGTGAACCATCGTTACGCGGATATCACCGTTAAGGTGCCGCGAACGTTGATGTTTCTTGAGCGTGATCTGAAAAAATGGGCCTCGGAACGTCTGACCCGTGGCAAGATTGATGTGTTTGTCAATCGCGAGTCGACTGAACAGGCCGTGGTCACTCCGGTGGCCAATGAGGCCCTGGCAACGGAATATGTTCACCTGTTTCGCGCCATGAGCGAGCGTTACCATCTCAGTGGTGATATTCCGCTGTCGTTGCTGGTCGCGCAAAAAGATGTCGTGACGCTCAAAGAGGCCAACCTCGACGAAGATCTGGTCCGTGAGACGTTGCATCAGACTCTGGAAAAAGCGATTGATGCCGTTGAGGCCATGCGCCTCAAAGAGGGCGAAGCTCTGCAGCAGGATATTCAGGACCGCTTAAACGAGATGGAAGGTCTGCTGCAGGTGATTGAAGAGCGCGCACCTTTGGTGGTGGAAGAATGGCAGCAGAAATTGCGGCAACGCCTGGAGCGTTTGCAGGGTGATGTGGAAACCGATCCGCAACGGGTTGCGCAGGAAGTGGCCATTTTTGCCGACCGCTGTGATATCAGCGAAGAAGTGGTCCGCTTTAAAAGCCACCTGGTTCAGTTTCGCCAACTGTTTGAAAAAGAGGATGCCGTTGGTCGACAGATGGATTTTCTCATTCAGGAACTCAACCGCGAAACCAATACCATGGGCTCCAAGTCCAATGACGCCGAGTTGACCCGCGAGGTTGTGGCCATCAAGGCCGAGCTGGAAAAAATTCGCGAGCAAGTACAGAATATTGAATAG
- the gmk gene encoding guanylate kinase, translating to MKREGILFVVSAPSGAGKTTLCKRMIDLFPNLGHSISFTTRAPRGSEKDGIDYHFVNADTFRRMIDDDAFVEWAQVHDNYYGTALQTLEEARRQGSDVLLDIDFQGAAQLKKQDVGAVFVFIAPPNMTELERRLRQRGTDSDEVIARRLDNAAGELREAQWYDYIVINDDIDHAAKQLQGIIEAEMCRERHVYPFVEHMFEHR from the coding sequence ATGAAACGTGAAGGAATTCTTTTCGTTGTGTCGGCACCGTCCGGGGCGGGGAAAACAACGCTGTGCAAGCGGATGATTGACTTATTCCCCAACTTGGGGCATTCTATCTCTTTTACGACGCGAGCGCCGCGTGGCAGCGAGAAAGATGGGATTGATTACCATTTTGTCAATGCCGACACCTTTCGCCGTATGATCGACGACGACGCGTTTGTCGAGTGGGCTCAGGTTCACGACAATTATTACGGCACGGCGCTGCAGACCTTGGAAGAGGCACGCCGGCAGGGGTCTGATGTCCTGCTGGATATTGATTTCCAGGGGGCGGCCCAGCTGAAGAAGCAGGATGTCGGCGCCGTGTTTGTGTTTATTGCGCCACCGAATATGACCGAGCTGGAGCGCCGATTGCGCCAACGTGGAACGGACAGCGATGAGGTCATTGCCCGCCGACTTGACAATGCGGCAGGTGAATTACGTGAAGCGCAGTGGTATGATTATATCGTGATCAATGATGATATCGATCATGCCGCCAAGCAACTGCAGGGAATTATCGAAGCGGAGATGTGTCGGGAACGACATGTGTATCCCTTCGTTGAACACATGTTTGAGCACCGCTAG
- a CDS encoding DUF4080 domain-containing protein, giving the protein MRTLLTTLHSKYIHPSLALPYLAAYCRQDKTVDCGELLIREFTLHEPKENVLYELLKEQPDVIAFSVYLWNRVATLELVDALHVAAPHVRIILGGPEVSYETAPLWPHHLGIDAIIHGEGEQPLRALLHAWHTDQQPNPIPGIEQRDDEQLIDGGVGPLLESLDSIPSPFESGDMDCERGFVYYETSRGCPYSCAFCMSALDTRVRSFSMERIERDLLWLMEREIPKIKLVDRTFNYDPRRAYHIFSFILKHNRCSHFHFEIGAHLLDAATLELLKTVPDDMFQFEIGIQSTLPETLKTIKRHAPQQQLFDNVQALIETTHVHLHLDLIAGLPGEDMAQMVKGFDQVMALNPDHLQIETVKLLPGAPLRQQAEQHQLVFDPNPPYRVLATPTMNYNDLEEIRALSRVLDLTWNCGRARNLLRYLGEQYQSMGKAFLAIAQDWQQRNVLRFPLGQKELFEQLAAFIRHQADEDQQPILLDLLARDCALTERLTPGNAPDFFDLDLDRDQQTRLKQCVADQLQHIQGQGIKLQHFAARFHHLPDREPAVHVFFYLTGSGRKMEVLEKVLS; this is encoded by the coding sequence ATGCGAACCCTGTTGACCACCCTGCACAGCAAATATATCCATCCCAGCTTGGCCCTGCCCTATTTGGCCGCCTATTGCCGCCAGGATAAGACCGTTGACTGCGGCGAACTGCTCATTCGCGAGTTCACTCTGCACGAGCCGAAAGAAAACGTGCTCTACGAACTGCTCAAGGAGCAGCCTGATGTGATTGCGTTTTCCGTTTACCTGTGGAACCGCGTCGCCACTCTGGAGTTGGTCGATGCCCTGCATGTGGCGGCGCCGCACGTCCGCATCATCCTCGGCGGGCCGGAAGTCAGTTACGAAACCGCGCCGCTGTGGCCGCACCATCTGGGAATCGACGCCATTATCCATGGCGAAGGAGAACAACCGCTACGCGCCCTGCTCCATGCCTGGCACACAGATCAACAACCCAACCCGATACCGGGCATTGAACAACGCGATGACGAGCAGCTCATCGACGGTGGTGTCGGCCCGCTGCTCGAATCGCTGGACAGCATTCCCTCCCCGTTTGAAAGCGGTGACATGGACTGCGAACGCGGCTTTGTCTATTACGAAACCAGCCGCGGCTGCCCGTACAGTTGTGCTTTCTGTATGAGTGCGCTGGATACGCGGGTGCGCTCGTTTTCCATGGAGCGTATCGAGCGTGATCTGCTGTGGCTGATGGAGCGCGAGATTCCCAAGATCAAACTGGTGGATCGCACCTTCAACTACGACCCGCGCCGCGCCTACCACATCTTCAGTTTCATCCTGAAGCACAACCGTTGCAGCCATTTCCATTTTGAGATCGGTGCCCATTTGCTCGACGCAGCCACGCTGGAACTGCTCAAAACCGTGCCGGACGACATGTTCCAGTTCGAGATCGGCATCCAGTCCACCCTGCCGGAGACGTTGAAAACCATCAAGCGTCATGCCCCGCAGCAGCAGTTGTTTGACAATGTGCAAGCCTTGATTGAAACGACTCATGTCCACCTGCACCTCGACTTGATTGCCGGATTGCCGGGTGAAGACATGGCCCAGATGGTCAAGGGATTTGATCAGGTGATGGCCCTCAATCCCGACCACCTACAAATTGAAACGGTAAAACTATTGCCGGGCGCACCGCTGCGTCAGCAGGCAGAACAACACCAACTGGTGTTCGACCCCAACCCGCCCTACCGGGTGTTGGCGACACCAACCATGAACTATAATGATCTGGAAGAAATCCGCGCCCTGAGTCGGGTGCTGGATTTGACCTGGAATTGCGGCCGGGCACGCAACCTTCTGCGCTATTTAGGGGAACAGTACCAAAGCATGGGAAAAGCCTTTCTGGCCATTGCCCAAGACTGGCAGCAGCGTAATGTGCTGCGCTTTCCGCTGGGACAAAAGGAACTGTTTGAACAGCTGGCGGCGTTTATCCGCCATCAGGCCGACGAAGACCAGCAGCCGATCCTGCTCGACCTCCTTGCCCGCGATTGCGCCCTCACCGAGCGGCTGACGCCGGGCAATGCACCGGACTTTTTTGATCTGGACCTCGACCGCGATCAGCAGACACGCCTCAAGCAATGCGTCGCTGACCAGTTACAACACATCCAGGGGCAAGGAATCAAGCTGCAGCATTTTGCTGCCCGCTTTCACCACCTGCCGGACCGGGAACCAGCCGTGCATGTATTTTTCTATCTGACGGGAAGTGGACGTAAGATGGAGGTACTGGAGAAGGTACTTAGCTGA